One genomic window of Moorella glycerini includes the following:
- a CDS encoding ISLre2 family transposase: MVNGNTSTATIFSLLDGIENFNTLEEVILQIARRLLVAVLEALDDALMPAKPKRYRIAGFRYRTITCLYGDITFKRRLYVKATRKKKRGEGRFLLDEALNLRQGKRLTGRLLKLAVSLATRLPFRQAAEIMAEAGMGQLSHMTIHSEVKRNGLEQKGLQEALRNKLFVSGEEPQGKKKKVPALFIEADGIMIPLQRSKQERIEVKVGIVYEGWIEKGNARHLKNPRVVMGIYEDGEQFWEALTTEIARYYEIDEKTIYVVNGDGASWIQKTAKEQLPGAIVQLDRYHLHRDIRQAYGNETARGLMEILAKGQEQVFLDTMEALIEEAPNRKNKQQRQKVYDYCQRYRDNLLDYRLRLPRQLEGLKLYGMGVAETTVDKKIAIRMKKRGMSWSEAGATAMVALLMLKANGELAAWLEKKMPQVEKNPVKVIKEKKIVKEDVEAWLRKRVPALVGPEAGTDWVKYTLRQLTRISGAIF, translated from the coding sequence ATGGTAAACGGTAATACCAGTACCGCTACCATCTTTAGTTTATTAGATGGTATCGAGAATTTCAACACTCTAGAAGAAGTTATCCTGCAAATAGCCAGGCGATTATTGGTAGCCGTACTGGAAGCCCTGGATGATGCCCTTATGCCAGCAAAACCCAAGAGATATAGGATAGCTGGCTTCCGCTACCGCACAATCACCTGCCTGTACGGGGATATAACCTTTAAGCGCCGACTATATGTCAAAGCGACGCGCAAAAAGAAAAGAGGCGAGGGAAGGTTTCTGTTAGACGAAGCCCTGAACTTACGCCAAGGAAAGCGCCTGACAGGAAGACTGCTCAAATTAGCCGTATCGCTGGCAACCCGGTTACCCTTCAGGCAGGCAGCGGAAATAATGGCCGAAGCAGGGATGGGCCAATTAAGCCATATGACCATCCATAGCGAAGTAAAACGAAATGGACTGGAACAAAAAGGACTGCAAGAAGCCCTGCGCAACAAGCTATTCGTGAGCGGGGAAGAGCCCCAAGGCAAAAAGAAAAAAGTACCGGCACTATTTATCGAAGCCGATGGCATAATGATTCCCCTGCAAAGGAGCAAGCAAGAGCGGATAGAAGTAAAAGTAGGAATAGTATACGAAGGGTGGATAGAAAAAGGGAATGCCCGGCATCTCAAGAACCCGCGGGTAGTAATGGGCATCTATGAAGATGGAGAACAATTTTGGGAAGCCCTCACCACGGAAATAGCCAGGTACTACGAGATAGACGAAAAAACAATATATGTGGTCAATGGCGACGGAGCCAGCTGGATCCAGAAGACAGCCAAAGAACAGTTACCAGGAGCCATTGTACAATTGGACCGCTACCACCTCCACCGGGATATAAGGCAGGCTTATGGGAACGAAACAGCGCGAGGATTAATGGAGATTTTAGCCAAAGGTCAAGAGCAGGTCTTTTTGGACACCATGGAAGCACTCATAGAAGAAGCACCGAACCGCAAAAACAAGCAACAACGCCAAAAAGTATATGACTACTGTCAAAGATATCGCGATAACCTGTTAGATTACCGCTTGCGGTTACCACGACAACTGGAAGGGCTAAAGTTATACGGGATGGGCGTAGCCGAAACAACAGTAGACAAAAAAATAGCCATTCGCATGAAAAAGAGGGGAATGAGCTGGAGCGAAGCAGGAGCAACGGCCATGGTAGCATTACTTATGCTCAAAGCCAATGGAGAATTAGCCGCATGGCTAGAAAAGAAGATGCCACAAGTAGAAAAGAATCCCGTTAAAGTAATAAAAGAAAAGAAGATAGTTAAAGAAGACGTAGAAGCATGGTTAAGGAAGAGAGTACCAGCCCTTGTTGGCCCTGAGGCGGGAACAGATTGGGTTAAATATACCTTGAGGCAACTAACAAGAATTAGTGGAGCTATATTCTAA
- a CDS encoding ExeA family protein has translation MYQAFYGLKGAPFGKELKPQDAFLSCSLKETRARLEYLSRVRGMGVLVGEPGAGKTFTLRVFCANLNPALFKVIYLPLATGTVMDFYRGLARSLGEEPSFRKIDLFHQIQQAVQVFFRDKKITPVFILDEMHLANPKFLLDLALLFNFAMDAFNPFILVLAGLPFLLSRLELNQTQSLAQRLVVRFQVEPLNREEVGAYLEHHLSLVGATRPLFEPPAVEAIASRSRGWPRLVNNLALTSLLWGAQLKAQLISADVVRQAAAEIGL, from the coding sequence ATGTACCAGGCTTTTTATGGCTTAAAAGGGGCTCCTTTTGGCAAGGAGCTAAAACCCCAGGATGCCTTCCTTTCCTGCAGTTTAAAAGAAACGAGGGCCCGGCTGGAGTATTTATCCCGCGTCCGGGGCATGGGGGTCCTGGTGGGAGAACCGGGAGCCGGTAAGACCTTTACCTTGCGGGTCTTTTGTGCTAATTTAAACCCGGCCCTCTTTAAGGTTATTTATTTGCCCCTGGCCACAGGGACGGTCATGGATTTTTACCGCGGTTTGGCCCGGAGCCTGGGGGAAGAACCGTCTTTCCGCAAGATTGACCTTTTTCACCAGATCCAGCAGGCGGTCCAGGTGTTCTTCCGGGATAAAAAGATTACGCCCGTCTTCATCCTGGATGAGATGCACCTGGCTAACCCCAAATTCCTGCTGGACCTGGCCCTGCTCTTTAATTTCGCCATGGACGCCTTTAATCCTTTTATCCTGGTCCTGGCCGGCTTGCCTTTTTTGTTGAGCCGCTTGGAGTTGAACCAGACCCAGTCTCTGGCCCAACGCCTGGTGGTTCGCTTCCAGGTGGAACCTTTAAACCGTGAGGAGGTGGGCGCCTACCTGGAGCACCATTTATCCCTGGTGGGGGCTACCAGGCCTTTATTTGAGCCGCCTGCCGTCGAGGCCATCGCTTCTCGCTCCCGCGGCTGGCCGCGCCTGGTGAACAACCTGGCCCTGACTTCCCTCCTCTGGGGCGCCCAGCTTAAAGCCCAGCTGATTAGTGCTGATGTGGTCCGCCAGGCAGCTGCCGAAATTGGCCTCTAA